CTATCGAATCAAGAACCGCCTAGGACGACCTTGAGGGACCGGATGGATATACAGAACTCCATGCCCTTACCATCGGTGATGAAGAACAGCGACGTGGTTGTGACGGTTGGAGTGGTCTTGATCCTGGTCTTCATGATCCTTCCGTTACCGACCTTCCTGCTCGACGTATTGCTTACACTCGATATAACCCTGGCAATCATCGTCATCTTCGTGGCCATGTATACCAGGAACCCGCTGGAATTCTCTGTTTTTCCGTCCCTTCTGCTGATCGCCACCCTGTTTCGTCTGTCCCTGAATATCGCATCGACCCGGTTGATCCTTCTCCATGGGAACGAGGGAACAACCGCCGCCGGCCATGTAATCAAGGCTTTCGGGGCCTTCGTTGTCGGGGGAAACCCCGTGGTGGGGCTGATCGTCTTTGCCATCCTCGTAGTGATCAACTTCGTGGTCATAACCAAGGGCGCCGGGAGGATCGCCGAGGTGGCTGCGAGGTTCAACCTGGATGCCATGCCCGGAAAACAGATGAGCATCGATGCAGACCTCAATGCCGGGCTCATAACCGAGAGCGAAGCCCGGAACCGGAGAGCCAAGATTGAAAAGGAGGCGGACTTCTACGGCGCCATGGACGGGGCCAGCAAGTTCGTAAGGGGCGATGCCGTGGCAGGCATCATTATCACCCTCATCAACATCATGGGTGGATTGATCATAGGTGTCCTCCAGCAGAAGATGACCGTATCCAGGGCCGTGCAGGTCTATACGCTGCTCACCGTTGGTGACGGCCTTGTCTCGCAGATCCCCGCTCTGATTATTTCAACCGCTGCCGGCATCGTGGTGACCAGGGCGGCCCAGGATGTGCATCTGGGCAACGCCATGGTGGGTCAGATATTGGTTCAACCGCGGGCCATAGTCATAGCTTCCGTGATCCTCTTTCTGTTCGGACTGGTTCCGGGTCTTCCACAACTTCCCTTCTTCCTGGTCTCCCTTCTGACCGGGGGGATCGCTCTGACTCTGATTCGCGGCAGGAGAGGGGCAGAAGCAGAGGATGAAAGGGCCGGAGCAGGGGGTGCCGGTCCCGAAGAGGTCGAGCCGCTGCAGGTGCTGCCCCTTCCAGACCCACTGGGGCTTGAGGTGGGGTACGGTCTTATTCCTCTGGTGGACAGCGAACAGGACGGGGAGCTCTTGGGCCGTATTCGGTCCATGCGCAAGCAGTTTGCCCTTGACATGGGGATGATCTTCCCGCCGGTTCACATTCGCGACAACCTCCAACTCCCAGCCACTGGATACTCGATCCTGATCAAGGGGAACGAGGTGGCAAAAGGGGAATTCATGCAGGGGCATCTCTTGGCCATGAAGCCCGCCAGGGGTCCGGAGAAGCCCGTGGGGATCCCTACGCGAGAGCCTGTCTTCGGTCTGCCTGCCGAATGGATTCTCGAGGGGGAGAGGGAGAAGGCCCAGATCGAGGGTTACACAGTGGTGGACCACTGTACCATCCTGGCTACCCATCTCTCCGAGATCATAAAATCCCATGCCCACGAGCTCCTTGGGCGCCAGGAGGTTCAGTCCCTCATGGACAACCTGGCAAAAGACTATCCGAAAGTGGTCGAGGAATTGGTTCCCCACCTCCTTTCGCTCGGGGAGGTTCAGAAGGTCCTCCAGGGTCTTCTGAGAGAACAGGTCTCCATCCGCGATCTTCTCACCATTCTGGAGACCTTGGCCGACTATGCTCCCATGACAAAGAACGTTACTCATCTGACAGAATACGTGCGCCAGGCCCTGGCCCGGACGATTGTCAGGCCCTATCAGGGGGATGACGGGCGGATCAGTCTGATCACCCTCGATCCCCGAATCGAAAATGCCATCTCGGAGGCGATCCAGCATACCGAAAAGGAATCGTATCTCTCTCTCGAGCCTCAGATAGCCCAAAAGATCCTGAGCCGGACCCGCCAGGCCATGGAGGAATTCCTGGCCGCCAATCTTCAGCCGATCGTTCTCTGTGCACCGGTGATACGCCCACATTTCAAGAAGCTGACCGAGCGGTTCCTCCCGAGGCTGGTGGTTCTGTCCCACAATGAGATTCCAGAGAGTGTAACCATTCAGTCCAAGGGAATGGTGGGGTGGAGCGATGCAGATTAAGCGGTATGAGGCCCGGAGCATGAGGGACGGTCTGGAACAGGTCAAATCCGACCTGGGTGCAGAGGCCATCATCCTGTCGGCCAAGAATATCGAACCGCCGGCCGGGTTGCGGGGGGGCGGGCAAAGGGTGGAGATCATTGCCGCCAATGACCTCAGTGCCCCGGAGAAGGTGCATCCGGCGGGCCCTGCCATGTTGGATGTGGAACCAGAGCTCGAGCCGATAAAGGATGACATCAGGCAACTCAAGGACCTTGTGTCCCGCCTGGTCTTCCCCAGGGTCCCGTTGCCCCGGGGCTTTGACGGGGTTTTTCAGGAGATGGTCTTCCAGGGGGTGCGGGATGAGGTCGCCCTTAAACTGGTCCTCGAGGCCGTCGAAAACCTGGGAAACTCGGGGGACGGGAAGCCTCCGGAACGGAAGGCCGTGATCGAGCAGGTGATCCAACGATTCCCTCCTCCGGCACCCATCCTGCTGGAAAGGCCGGGCCGGCGGACGGTTGTCGCCCTGGTGGGCCCCACAGGCGTTGGAAAGACAACCACCCTGGTGAAACTCGCCGCCCTTTTTGCACTGAAAGCACGGAAGAGAGTTGCCCTCGTTACGGTCGATTCTTACCGGATCGCCGCCACGGAACAGTTGAAGGTCTATGGAAGAATCATGGATCTGCCCGTGGTGGTGGTGGAGAATCGTCGAGAGATGGAGGAGGCCCTGAGCCGTCTGGAAGGTGTGGACTTGGTCTTGATCGATACCGCCGGCCGCACTCACAGGGATAGGCTCTGGATTCACCAGCTCAAGGGTTTTTTTGCGGATCTTCCCGTGATGAAATGCCTCGTTCTCTGCTGCCACACGAAGCAGGGAGATCTGGACGAGATCGCAGGTCGATTCCGCCTTCTCGGACTCGACCGACTGGTCTTTACCAAGCTCGACGAGGCTGCCACCTTCGGCGCGATCCTCAACACGGCCTTTTCGACGGGATTGGCTCTCTCCTATCTGACCATCGGCCAGAGGGTCCCAGAAGACATCTGCGAGGCCTCGCCCAGAATCGTTTCCCAGTTGATCTTTTCCAGGCCTGGCGTGAAGGAGGCACGAGCAGATGAGAGAATCGGAAAAGCATGGAGGACTGCTGGAGGGAGAACCCAAAGAGGAGAATGACATGGATCAAGCCAAGACCCTGAGGAGAATGATGGAAGAGGGCAAGGAGGGTGTCCCTGAGGAGAAATCCCGCGGGGGAGAGGCAGCAGATGCCGTTCAGGTCGTTGCCGTGACCAGCGGGAAGGGAGGTGTGGGGAAAACCAACGTGGTCGCCAATCTCGCCTACTCCCTCTGCCGGCTCAAGCGGCGTGTGCTGATACTCGATGCGGACATGGGGTTGGCAAACCTCGATGTTCTCCTGGGTCTGGTACCCAAATACACGATCCAGCATGTTCTCACGGGTGAAAAGACACCCGAGGAGATAATAATCGAGGGACCGGGTGGGATGAAGATCCTCCCGGCAAGCTCCGGGATCCAAGAACTCACTGAACTCACTTCCCAGCAGAGGATGGCCCTCTTGAGCCAGTTGGAGTCTCTCAACCAGCGGACCGACGTGCTTCTCATAGACACGCCCGCGGGGATTTCGCCGAATGTGATGTTCTTCAATACCATGGCTAACGAGATCGTCATAATCGTGTCGCCTGAACCCACGTCGATTACAGACGCCTATGCCATGATCAAGATTCTGACCACGCGATACGGCGAGAAGTACTTCCACCTCCTGGTCAACTTCGTCCGGGACGAGTCAGAGGGACTGGAGGTCTACCGCCACCTCAGCATGGTGACAGAACGTTTCCTGAACCTTTCGGTCCGGTACCTCGGCTTCATCCCAATTGACAGCCACATCCAAGAGGCGGTCAGACAGCAGAGGGCGGTTGCCGAAATCTTCCCCAACTGCGCGGCCGGCAGGAGTTTCCTGGCTCTTGCCAAGAAGGTGGCGGGCCTTTCAGTGCCTTCCACGCCGAGGGGAAACCTCAATCTGTTCTGGCAGTCCCTGATGGGAAGGCCGACGGACCACCGGGGCGAGGGGATTCTTCCGCGATTCTGACAGAGGCCAGCTATGGAGAGCAAACTCGCCGTAGAGAGCATTTTCAAGGAGTACCAGAAGATCGATGCCCGGGAGAAGGAGGATCTCGTCCTGAGGTTCGCCCCGCTGATCAAACTGATCGTCAACCGTATCGCCCTCAGGCTCCCCCCCCACGTGGATTCCCAGGATCTCATAAATTCAGGAGTCATCGGCCTCATGGACGCCATAGAGAAGTACGATCCCACACGGGGTACCAGCTTCAAGACCTACGCCGAATTCCGTATCAGGGGGGCGATTCTTGACGAACTGAGGACATTGGATTGGTTTCCCCGGTCGATACGACAGAAAGTAAATCGCCTTGAGAGTGCCTATGCAGACCTGGAGCGCAAGCTCGGGCGTGCGGCCAAGGACGAGGAAGTGGCAGAGGCTCTGCACATGGAGCTCGAGGAGTTCTATGAAGTCCTGGCCCAGGCCAGCGCGGTCTCCCTGGTCAGTCTCTATGACATGGGGAGAGAGGACGGCGAGGAGAGGAGCTTTCTCGAGTGCATCGCAAGCCGCGAGGAAGGACCGGCAGCAGCCCTTGAATGCCAGGAAGTGTACGAGACCGTCGGAAAGGCTATCGAAAAGCTCCCGGACAAGGAGCGGCTTGTTGTATCCCTTTACTACTACGACGAACTGACCATGAAGGAGATCGGGAACGTCCTCAATCTCACCGAATCCCGTGTTTCCCAGATCCACACCAAGGCAGTCCTGAGGTTGAGGGCGAAGCTGAGAAGGCTGGCAGACCAGTGACCGACCCTTTTGCTGTTCAAGATCCACGTGGAATGTCCGAAATAAATACTTAGGTTGTCACTGAAAGACGACTCGGGAGTTAGCAGCAGGAGTTTTTGGGGGCACCCATCTTACCAGGCTGAACCCCGCCGAAGGGACGAGGTCCTATTGTACGAGACCGTAAGGCCGAGTTTAGGATGCCAAACGGGTCGAGGTTTGAAACGGACCAGGAAGTTCGTTCGGAGAGCGGGAGGACCGTTTTTCGGTGGAGACTGTCCAAGAGTTCTAGGGAGGAAAAGTCATGGCGGACACCAACATGAAGATCCTCGTTGTCGACGATTTTGCCACTATGCGGAGAATCATAAAGAACGTTCTCCGCGAGATAGGATACAACAATATCGTGGAAGCCGATGACGGAGCAACAGCCCTGCCCAAGTTGCGGACAGACACGATCGATTTCGTCATTGCAGACTGGAACATGCCGAACATGACGGGGCTTGAGCTTCTCAAGGCAGTCCGCAGCGATGAAGCCCTGAAGGACATCCCTTTCCTCATGGTGACTGCAGAGGCTCAGAAGGACAATATCATCGAGGCCATTCAAGCAGGAGTCAGCAACTACGTAGTCAAACCCTTCACCCCGGAAACGCTCAGGGAAAAGATCGCTCAGACCCTCGCCAAGGCGCAGTAGAATGATTGCCGGAGGGACAACAGAGGCCTGACCATGAAGATCGACATGGGTCCCGCCTCAGAAGTGATCTCTTTTGCCTGGTTCCGGCCCTTGGAACGGGTCAAACAAGGTACATAGATGATCGACAAGAAGATTAAGCAGAAGATCGAAAATCTCTCGGAAATGCAGGTTCTAGTGGAGCCGTCCGACCTTAAGACCTTGGCCGACCTTTGTAAAGGGCTTGAAGAAATCGGCCAATGGGCGGCCAAGGCCTCACACCCGCAGGTAGAGGCCGCGGCAAGAGCGGGGGAGAAACTCCTCAAGGCGGTAATCTTCGAAGAGACTCCGGATCCCAAAGCAGCCCTGGAGACTGTTGGCGGAACGATTTCTGGGCTTCAGGCGATTTTGTGCAACGGGTGTAGCCCCGAAGAGGTGGTATTCCCCCCTGAACTAGGGTTGGGGGGGATTGAAGGCTCCGCCCGTCAGGGGGGAAATCCGGGTAGTTCCCGGCAGCCGGACGGGCAGACCCCACAGCTGGCTTCCGCAGACCAGGAGATTCTTGCCGATTTCCTCTCGCGCCAAGGGGAATTTGTGGAGAAGATGGAACACCTCGTTCTTGCCCTCGAAAAATCCGTTGACCCGGATAGGTTGAGCGAGCTCAAAGGGATTCTCCACACCCTGAAGGGCGAGGCGGGGCTGTTAGGGTTGAGGGATGTCGAGAGCCTCTGTCATGCCACCGAAAACATGCTCACCACCAACAACCCTGCCGAAATCATGGAATCCCTTCTGCAAGTGAAGGATTGGCTCGGTGCGGCCTTCAAGGCGTATTCGGAAGGGAAAGAGCCGCCAAGACTCGTGGAAGGGCCTTTGACCGCACCGTCGCCCGGCCGGCTGCAAGATAAGACAGATTTCTCTCAGGGCGAAGCCACAAAATCAAACAAGGAGAACTTCCCTTCTGCCGGAAGCGCCGCGGATCACCGGAAGAGCGCATCCCGGGAAGATTCCAGCGCCATCGTGGGTGACCCGGAGCTCCTACAGGATTTCGTGTCCGAGGCCATGGAGCATCTGGAAGGGGCGGATCTGTACGTCCTCACTCTGGAAACGGAGCCGGGAAACGAAGAGGCCCTCAACGCCGTTTTTCGAGCCTTTCACACGATCAAAGGGGTGGCGGGGTTTCTCGGACTTGACCAGATTAGAAGTCTCGCCCACGAGGCGGAGAATCTTCTGGACATGGCACGGAGGGGCGAACTGAAATTGGAAGGGAGGGCTATCGATGTTACCTTCGATGCGATAGATACTCTCAAGCGCCTCGTGGGCAGGGTTGGTTCCCCCGATTCTTCCGGAAAACCTACCGAAGAAGGTGAGCTTATAACCCGACTGTTGGATCGTATCCACTCTGTGGCTTCGGGGAGACCAGATGGCGGGACGGAAGAGCCGCTTCTGGCCAAGGGGGGGAAGGACAAGAAACTCGGTGAGATTCTTGTCGAGTCAGGGGTGACGAGCCGGGAGAGTGTGAATGCCGTTTTGGCAAAACAACAGGAGGCCCGGGAGAGGCCAAAGCTCGGCGAACAGCTCGTACGGGACGGCAAAACCACGGCCAAACAGGTGGCTCATGCCTTGCGGTGCCAAAAGGGCCAGGATCAGGAACACTCCGCCCTGCACGTCAAGGAAGCCGTAAAGGTCGATTCGGACCGGCTCGACCGAATGGTGGATACAATCGGAGAACTGGTCATAGCTGAATCGATGGTAAGGAAATCAGTGGAAGAGATTGCCCGTTTCTCCCCTCAGCTTGCTCGGCAGATAGCGCAGTTGGGCAAAATAACGCGTGAGCTTCAGACAATGGGCATGTCGCTTCGGATGGTGCCTGTGCGTTCAACATTTCAGAGGATGGCGCGCTTGGTTCGGGATCTTGCGAAGAAGGCAGGCAAACCCGTGCAATTCGTTACATCAGGTGAGGACGCGGAACTCGACAAGGTGGTTGTGGACCGGATCGGTGATCCCCTGGTCCACATGCTGCGAAATGCGGTTGACCACGGGTTGGAAGCGAGCCCGGAGGAGCGGCGCAGGGCAGGCAAACCTGAAAAGGGACGTATCGAGCTCCGGGCCTTCCACAAGGGCGGGAATATTTACATAGAGATCGAGGATGACGGCCGCGGGCTTGACCGTGAAGCTATCCTTGCCAAAGGACAGCAACAAGGCCTGGTCCGTAAAGGCCAGCAATTGAATGATAGGGAGCTTTTTGGCCTGATTTTCGAACCGGGTTTTTCCACGGCCGAAAAAGTAACGGACATCTCAGGCCGCGGGGTAGGGATGGATGTTGTCAAGCGGAATGTCGAGGAACTCCGCGGGCAAGTGGAGATCAGATCTGAAAGGGGCAAGGGAACGGTCTTCACAATACGGCTGCCTCTCACCCTTGCCATCATTGACGGCATGGTAGCTAGGGTTGGCAAGGAACGGTATATCATTCCGACTCTTTCGATCGTCCAACTGATCGAACCAAAGAGAGGCGATATTTCCACTGTCCTTGAACAGAGCGAAGTGCTTTCGGTGCAGGGCAAATTCGTTCCGCTTTTGCGGTTGAGCAGCCTCTATGGGATTCCAGATGGCAAAGAAGAATCCTGCCATTCGCTGGTCATGATAATCGAAGAGGATGGCCGCCAGGTAGGTCTGATGGTAGACGAATTGCTCGGCCAGCAGCAGATTGTGATAAAAAACCTGGGCAGTGGAGTGGGCAGTGTCCCGGGAATTTCGGGAGGCGCGATCATGCCGGATGGACTGGTCGGTTTGATTCTCGATGTCGGAGGGTTGATCAGGCTGGCCAGCAGGGAAGCGTCGGGGGGGGGACGGCGTTTCCGTTCCCAAATAGAGAAGTGAAAGGCTGCTGGTGGGGGATAACAATCGCCTCAACCAGCTCGCGAGAACGAGGTATGGACAGGGCAACATTCAAGCGGTTCAGACAGATCGTATATGAGAAAAGCGGGATCTCGCTGGGGGAAAACAAAGAGGCCTTGGTGGCGGCCCGAGTGGGAAAACGGATGCGTGCCCTTTCGATCCATGACTACCGCAGCTATCTGGAGCGCGTGGTTCAGGATGACAAAGGAGAGGAAATCGTCCACCTTCTCGATGCGATCTCGACCAACGTGACGAGCTTCTTTCGTGAATCCGACCATTTCGATTTTCTGAAGAGGGCTGTTTCGGAGTGGCTGGCTCATGGGCAGAGGCGGTTCCGCTTCTGGTCGGCTGCTTGTTCCACGGGTGAAGAGCCCTATTCCCTCGCCATGGTACTACTTGAAGCCGCCGAAGGCCGCGACATAGACCTGAGGATCCTCGGCACGGATATTTCTACTCGTGTCCTTGATGCCTGCCGGGCTGGCGTTTATGGCGAGGAGAAGATTAAGGATGTCCCTGTTACTTTCAGGGGACGATATTTCGACCGACTGAACGAGGGGGGTGCGGTGTTTTATGCAGTGAAAAAGACCTTGAAAAAGATGACCATTTTCAAGCGGCTTAATTTAGCCATGCAGCCTTTTCCCATGAAGGGGCCTTTTGATGCGGTCCTGTGCCGTAATGTGATGATCTACTTTGACAACGAGACCCGGGGAGGCCTTGTGGATGAGATATACAGGCTTCTCAAACATGGTGGGTACCTGATCATAGGTCATGCCGAAAGCTTGATGAGGCTGACGAATCGGTTCAAGCTCTTGAAGCCATCCATATACGTGAAGCAGTAGATGGCCGAAGATATCCGGTGGTTGTGAAACGGAACAGGAAAGGACAAAGGTGAATCATACCATTGGCATATCGGAGATGAAGGTCTCCAGTCGGCCCGAAGATATCCTCGTTACATACTCCCTGGGGTCATGCATCGGAGTTTCTTTGTACGACCCGGCCATACAAGTCGGGGGTCTCATCCACTGTATGCTTCCTCTGTCAAAGATCGATCCTCCCAAGGCAGAGGCCAACCCATGTATGTTTACGGATACGGGTGTCGCTCTCCTACTGCAAGCCGTCTTCGACATGGGAGCGGAAAGAAAACGCCTGGTTGCCAAGGTCGCGGGTGCCGCAAGCTTTCTCGACGAAAAGGAGATGTTCAGAATAGGGGAACGGAACTACACGGTTCTGAGGAAGATTCTCTGGAAGAACGATATTCTGATCGCTGCAGAAGACATCGGGGGAACGATTTCACGGACAATGTACCTCTACATAGCAGGAGGCCAGACGGTCGTCAAGTCCGGAGGCCGAGAGGTAGAACTATGAACCGGAGAAAGGAGATTCTTTCAAAGGCCCGCTCCGTGACCTGGATGCCGATTGCCGCGACCAAGCTTTTCAAGCTTCTCCAGGATCCCCATGTCAGAATCCGTGACGTCACGGAGACAGCCGAGCTCGACCCTGGACTAACCGCAGACCTGCTGCGCTTGGCAAACTCCTCGATCTACTCGTGGGCGAGAAGGATCGGTTCTATCCAGGAGGCAGTCCTTCGGCTGGGTACAGATAAGGTCTTTGAGCTTGTCGTAGCCTCGGTCGCGGCCACCCTGGCGAAAGGGGGAATCAAGGGCTACGGCCTTCCCCCGGGCGAGCTGTGGCGGCACTCGGTTGCCGTTGCCATTGGCGCTTGTGAACTCTCAGCCGCCTTGAATCTCGACTCCTCCAAATACACCTTTACATCGGCCTTGCTCCACGATATCGGGAAAATCGTACTCGGGACGTTCGTACAGATCGATGCTGTTCCGATCACAGCTCTGGCATTTGAGAAGAACGTACCCTTCGAGGAAGCCGAAAGGCGAGTGTTGGGGATCGACCATGCTGAGGTCGGTGCCTTTCTTCTGGAGTGCTGGAATCTGCCGGAGGAGCTCGTTGATGTGGTTCGATGGCATCATCAGCCGGAACATTTCTTGGATGAGCCGGGGCCGGCCGATCTGGTCCATGTGGCCGACGCCCTGTCGATGATGGGAGGCATTGGGACAGGTATGGACGGCCTCAATTATCGCCTGTCCAGCCGGCTTGCTTCCCGGTTGGGCCTGAAAGCCCAGATAACGGAGAGGGTGGCGTGCCGAACCATAGAGAAACTCGAGGAAATGAAAGGCTTCTTTAAGCTTACAAGAGGGAGGTGAGAGTCTATGGCCCTCAATATCCTTGTGGTTGACGACTCACAGACGGTGCGGGCCGTGATTGCCAAAACACTTCAGCTGGCCGGTGTACCTGTTAATGAACTCCACCAGGCCTCCAATGGGAAGGAAGCCTTGGACATCCTGGACGACCATTGGATAGATCTCGTCTTTGCAGACATCAACATGCCCGTGATGACCGGCATTGAAATGATCGAGAGAATGAGTCAAGACGGCCTCTTGGGGACCATCCCGGTCGTTGTGGTTTCAACCGAAGGAAGCGCGCCCCGAATTGAAGAGCTGAAGTCAAAGGGCGTCCGTGTATATGTGCGGAAGCCCTTTACTCCGGAGCTGATTCGAATGGTCGTGGATGAAATCATGGGAACGGACGATGATAAATGATCGAAAGGAACTTCTGGCGACAGTCTTTTGCGAGGTGCTGGAACGGTTCTCCTTCTTGTTTGGTGAACTGATTTCCAAGGAGGAGATCCCTGAGACAGGGTCGAGATATCTTCAGGCCACAATGGCTTTCCGAGGCGTAATGAGCGGGAAGTTGGTGCTCGCGGTTCCGCAGGCCATGTGCCCGGTGATTGCGGGAAACGTCCTGGGCATGGAGCCTGTTGAGGCCCTGAAGATCATACAGAGCGACGATGCCCTGAAAGAGCTGTTGAATATCACCTGTGGCCAGGTTCTGACGGCCCTCGTCGGCGACGAACCGGTTTTCGACCTTTCCATACCGGAAATATCTGCGCTGAATCCTGCAGGATGGAGCGCTTTGGCACACAAGCCCGATTCGCTCTGCTTCCTGGTTGACGGCTTGCCAGTGGTTTTGAACATGTCACTTGACGGTGGAGGCGTATCTGGATGAACAACCATCGTAAACCATCCATTCTTGAGCCACCCCTAAGGCCGTTACGGAGAATCCGTGTGTTGGTCGTAGATGATTCGGCCGTGGTTCGTTCGATCCTTTCCAGGGAACTGGCACGAGATCCTGAAATCGAGGTGGTAGGAACCGCGTCCGATCCCTTTGTGGCACGGGACAAGATCGTAAAACTCAAACCCGACGTGCTGACGTTAGATGTCGAGATGCCGCGCATGGACGGAATCACCTTTCTCCGCAAGTTGATGCGTCACTATCCTCTACCTGTAATTGTGGTTTCGTCACTGACCCCCAAAGGGGGTGAACTGGCCCTCGAAGCCACGGATGCAGGCGCCGTGGAGGTGATGTGCAAGCCGGGCCCGGCCTATACGGTGGGGGACATGACCATAGAACTCGTCGAAAAGATCAAGGCCTGTGCCCGGGCAAAGGTGGAGAAAAGAGGGCCGGCTAAGTCCGGGAGCAGGGCCTCTCCGAAACGTTTGGCCCTGGCCAGAACCACGAACAAGGTCGTTGCCATCGGCGCCTCGACTGGTGGCACCCAGGCTCTCACAGAGGTACTTGCAGCGATGCCGGGAAATGCTCCCGGAACCTTAGTTGTTCAGCATATGCCGGAACACTTCACTCACAGTTTTGCGAAGAGGCTCAACCAGGTTTGCGCAATGGAGGTAAAGGAAGCTCAGAATGGCGACACGGTCGCACCTGGTAAAGCTCTCATAGCTCCGGGAAACTACCATATGCTCCTTCGACGGTCGGGCGCTACATACTACGTCGAGGTGAAAAAGGGGCCCCGTGTCTGCCGGCAGCGTCCTTCCGTGGAGGTGCTTTTCAAGAGTGTGGCGCGTTATGCGGGGCGCAACGCTGTCGGTGTCATAATGACAGGGATGGGTAGTGACGGAGCCGAGGGACTTTTGATGATGAAGGAGAATGGAGCGCGAAACATCGCTCAGGACGAGAAGACCTCTGTGGTTTTCGGCATGCCGAAAGAGGCAATTAGGCTTGGAGCAGTGGATTTTGTCCTCCCATTGGGCCAAATTACCCGAGGCATCCTCGATCTGGTCCAGGAGATGGACAGACAGGTCAGGTGCGCGGAATGATCCGGAAGTATGACGTTCCTTTGTCGGGAGGTTTCGTATTGATGGATGCTGAGTTCATTACTTCCTTTGTTGATGTTACCCTTAATGTCCTGGGAACGATGGCCCGGGTCGAGGCCAAACCGGGAAGGCCGGCCGTAAAAGATGGGAACAGGTTAATCGGCGATGTCACCGGTATTATCGGCCTGGCAGGCCAGAAGGTCAGCGGATACTTCGGCCTGAGCTTCTCCGAGAGGTGCATCAAACGGGTAGTGTCTGCCATGCTCGGTGAAGTGGTGAATGATCTCGATCAAGATGTCAGCGATGCAGTTGGGGAACTGACCAATATGATCACAGGGGGTGTAAAGGCCCAGTTGGACCAGAAGGGATATTCGTTTCAAATGGCTATTC
The genomic region above belongs to Deltaproteobacteria bacterium and contains:
- a CDS encoding MinD/ParA family protein, which encodes MRESEKHGGLLEGEPKEENDMDQAKTLRRMMEEGKEGVPEEKSRGGEAADAVQVVAVTSGKGGVGKTNVVANLAYSLCRLKRRVLILDADMGLANLDVLLGLVPKYTIQHVLTGEKTPEEIIIEGPGGMKILPASSGIQELTELTSQQRMALLSQLESLNQRTDVLLIDTPAGISPNVMFFNTMANEIVIIVSPEPTSITDAYAMIKILTTRYGEKYFHLLVNFVRDESEGLEVYRHLSMVTERFLNLSVRYLGFIPIDSHIQEAVRQQRAVAEIFPNCAAGRSFLALAKKVAGLSVPSTPRGNLNLFWQSLMGRPTDHRGEGILPRF
- the flhA gene encoding flagellar biosynthesis protein FlhA produces the protein MDIQNSMPLPSVMKNSDVVVTVGVVLILVFMILPLPTFLLDVLLTLDITLAIIVIFVAMYTRNPLEFSVFPSLLLIATLFRLSLNIASTRLILLHGNEGTTAAGHVIKAFGAFVVGGNPVVGLIVFAILVVINFVVITKGAGRIAEVAARFNLDAMPGKQMSIDADLNAGLITESEARNRRAKIEKEADFYGAMDGASKFVRGDAVAGIIITLINIMGGLIIGVLQQKMTVSRAVQVYTLLTVGDGLVSQIPALIISTAAGIVVTRAAQDVHLGNAMVGQILVQPRAIVIASVILFLFGLVPGLPQLPFFLVSLLTGGIALTLIRGRRGAEAEDERAGAGGAGPEEVEPLQVLPLPDPLGLEVGYGLIPLVDSEQDGELLGRIRSMRKQFALDMGMIFPPVHIRDNLQLPATGYSILIKGNEVAKGEFMQGHLLAMKPARGPEKPVGIPTREPVFGLPAEWILEGEREKAQIEGYTVVDHCTILATHLSEIIKSHAHELLGRQEVQSLMDNLAKDYPKVVEELVPHLLSLGEVQKVLQGLLREQVSIRDLLTILETLADYAPMTKNVTHLTEYVRQALARTIVRPYQGDDGRISLITLDPRIENAISEAIQHTEKESYLSLEPQIAQKILSRTRQAMEEFLAANLQPIVLCAPVIRPHFKKLTERFLPRLVVLSHNEIPESVTIQSKGMVGWSDAD
- the flhF gene encoding flagellar biosynthesis protein FlhF, with product MQIKRYEARSMRDGLEQVKSDLGAEAIILSAKNIEPPAGLRGGGQRVEIIAANDLSAPEKVHPAGPAMLDVEPELEPIKDDIRQLKDLVSRLVFPRVPLPRGFDGVFQEMVFQGVRDEVALKLVLEAVENLGNSGDGKPPERKAVIEQVIQRFPPPAPILLERPGRRTVVALVGPTGVGKTTTLVKLAALFALKARKRVALVTVDSYRIAATEQLKVYGRIMDLPVVVVENRREMEEALSRLEGVDLVLIDTAGRTHRDRLWIHQLKGFFADLPVMKCLVLCCHTKQGDLDEIAGRFRLLGLDRLVFTKLDEAATFGAILNTAFSTGLALSYLTIGQRVPEDICEASPRIVSQLIFSRPGVKEARADERIGKAWRTAGGRTQRGE
- a CDS encoding FliA/WhiG family RNA polymerase sigma factor, which encodes MESKLAVESIFKEYQKIDAREKEDLVLRFAPLIKLIVNRIALRLPPHVDSQDLINSGVIGLMDAIEKYDPTRGTSFKTYAEFRIRGAILDELRTLDWFPRSIRQKVNRLESAYADLERKLGRAAKDEEVAEALHMELEEFYEVLAQASAVSLVSLYDMGREDGEERSFLECIASREEGPAAALECQEVYETVGKAIEKLPDKERLVVSLYYYDELTMKEIGNVLNLTESRVSQIHTKAVLRLRAKLRRLADQ
- a CDS encoding chemotaxis response regulator CheY, which gives rise to MADTNMKILVVDDFATMRRIIKNVLREIGYNNIVEADDGATALPKLRTDTIDFVIADWNMPNMTGLELLKAVRSDEALKDIPFLMVTAEAQKDNIIEAIQAGVSNYVVKPFTPETLREKIAQTLAKAQ